The Corynebacterium qintianiae genome has a window encoding:
- a CDS encoding Sir2 family NAD-dependent protein deacetylase: MEFTDPAVEMAHRSAIRSIERVVSETVEPTEPNRALDAVVNMLRNPKVLVITGAGVSTESGIPDYRSPGGRLSVGRPMTYQEFAHSPAAVRRYWARAFVGIRFMRAARPNRAHFALVELERAGLISGVVTQNVDGLHADAGSQRVIALHGGMDSIVCLDCGYTEKRELFDARLADANPGYAESVRVEGSMINPDGDVELRDEDVERFRMIACASCGGSRLKPDVVYFGENVPRERRSAANEWLEQSTGAIAIGTSLAVMSGYRLVLDALALGKPAAVINGGPGRADPKVGTVWRTSVGDALDAVLDAAGL, encoded by the coding sequence ATGGAATTTACCGATCCCGCCGTCGAGATGGCGCACCGCAGCGCGATCCGTTCCATCGAAAGGGTGGTTTCCGAGACGGTGGAACCGACGGAGCCCAACCGCGCCTTGGACGCTGTCGTAAACATGCTCCGTAACCCGAAAGTACTGGTCATCACCGGCGCGGGCGTGTCCACCGAGTCGGGCATCCCGGATTACCGCTCTCCCGGGGGCCGCCTCTCGGTGGGTCGGCCGATGACGTACCAGGAGTTCGCGCACTCTCCGGCCGCAGTGCGCCGCTACTGGGCCCGCGCGTTCGTGGGCATTCGCTTCATGCGCGCCGCCCGGCCCAACCGCGCCCACTTCGCGCTCGTCGAACTGGAGCGCGCCGGGCTGATCAGCGGCGTCGTCACCCAGAACGTCGACGGTTTGCACGCCGACGCGGGCAGCCAGCGGGTCATCGCACTGCACGGCGGCATGGACAGCATCGTGTGCCTTGACTGCGGTTACACGGAAAAGCGCGAGCTTTTCGACGCCCGCCTGGCCGACGCCAACCCCGGTTACGCCGAGTCCGTCCGTGTCGAGGGCTCCATGATCAACCCCGACGGTGACGTGGAGTTGCGGGACGAGGACGTGGAGCGCTTCCGTATGATCGCCTGCGCCTCGTGCGGCGGCTCCCGCCTCAAGCCCGATGTGGTCTACTTCGGTGAGAACGTGCCGCGCGAGAGGAGAAGCGCCGCAAATGAGTGGCTCGAGCAATCGACCGGAGCCATCGCGATCGGCACCTCGCTGGCCGTGATGAGCGGCTACCGGCTCGTCCTCGACGCCCTCGCCCTGGGCAAACCTGCGGCCGTGATCAACGGCGGGCCCGGGCGGGCCGACCCCAAAGTGGGTACGGTGTGGCGCACCAGCGTCGGCGACGCATTGGACGCTGTTCTCGATGCCGCCGGGCTCTGA
- a CDS encoding HAD-IA family hydrolase produces MDALLFGLSGVVLEPRTAAGRSRVERAAGALDTDRFWSVYRDLRPAYDIGDVSDVRWWQQVAIRAGLDDPDIQEAVAADADTLSEARRDMVDCLLGLVDVGWACGVVDNAPAVVAAHLRAAHPWLGELDAVTFSCDIGVAKPDPAVYRVAVEAMGAKLTSTVYFDHREDWVEAARRLGMRAVLFTCAPDVRKALESL; encoded by the coding sequence ATGGACGCTCTCCTCTTTGGGCTCTCCGGCGTGGTGCTGGAACCCAGAACAGCAGCAGGACGCTCCCGGGTGGAGCGCGCCGCCGGCGCACTGGACACGGACAGGTTCTGGTCGGTGTACCGGGACCTGCGTCCCGCCTACGACATCGGTGACGTCTCCGACGTGCGCTGGTGGCAGCAAGTTGCCATCCGCGCCGGGTTGGATGATCCGGACATTCAGGAAGCCGTCGCGGCGGACGCGGACACGTTGTCCGAGGCGCGCCGCGACATGGTGGACTGCCTTCTCGGCCTTGTCGACGTCGGATGGGCGTGCGGGGTGGTGGACAACGCTCCCGCGGTCGTCGCGGCGCACCTGCGCGCTGCGCATCCGTGGCTTGGCGAGCTCGATGCGGTCACCTTCTCCTGCGACATCGGCGTGGCCAAGCCGGATCCCGCCGTCTACCGCGTCGCCGTGGAAGCGATGGGGGCGAAACTGACCAGCACCGTCTACTTCGACCACCGCGAGGACTGGGTCGAGGCAGCGCGCCGATTGGGCATGCGTGCGGTGCTGTTTACCTGCGCCCCCGACGTACGAAAGGCATTGGAATCCCTGTGA
- a CDS encoding gamma carbonic anhydrase family protein, giving the protein MIYSFESKTPDIHPSAYIAPEATIVGDVTVGEDVSVWPGAVIRGDVGPIRIGARCNIQDGCVIHVDTGGETVLEEDVTVGHLAMIHSCHIESACLIGMSATVLSRSRVGEGSIVGGGAVVLEGQDVPPFTVAAGVPAKVRKQLPEESREDRVAHAASYVALGRRHREGLAEHEV; this is encoded by the coding sequence GTGATTTACAGCTTCGAATCCAAGACACCCGATATCCATCCGAGCGCCTATATCGCCCCCGAGGCGACGATCGTCGGCGACGTCACCGTCGGTGAGGACGTCAGCGTGTGGCCGGGAGCGGTCATTCGCGGTGACGTCGGCCCGATCAGGATCGGAGCCCGCTGCAACATCCAGGACGGCTGCGTCATCCACGTCGACACGGGCGGTGAGACGGTGCTGGAGGAAGATGTCACCGTCGGGCACTTGGCGATGATCCATTCATGCCACATCGAGTCGGCGTGCCTGATCGGCATGAGCGCCACGGTGCTGTCGCGTTCCCGGGTGGGCGAGGGCTCGATTGTCGGCGGGGGAGCGGTGGTCTTGGAGGGCCAGGACGTCCCGCCGTTCACGGTCGCGGCGGGTGTTCCCGCGAAGGTGCGCAAGCAGCTGCCGGAGGAGTCGCGCGAGGACCGTGTCGCGCACGCCGCCTCGTACGTGGCGTTAGGGCGCCGCCACCGCGAGGGGCTCGCGGAGCACGAAGTCTAG
- a CDS encoding ROK family protein, with amino-acid sequence MATLPFSRPCSPAAKCLHLVRLGELTSRSELVEATGLSQPTITRAVAALTKYGYVAERADLALSRGRGRPTIPLELAEPHAIHAGISVGTQSTYIALFDLKGRTLRSVDVDTAVAQLSQDDFIQHLMAALNRLTTGVHRPLATVGVTTSGTVTGNGEVYAPNLGWRGVEIGAQLREQFSVPVVVTSAAAAIVGSEIQSTPSLGDESVMALFADDSIGCAISTPEGVLPVSVARDDLTTQGLIDSINIDGIRTLHDAVTDAAHKDTTRGALDNRARQLGTLAAKLSAEHAPTTVVVAGSAFIGDPLAPAPFARAVREAGASVELRMIPTHREVVRDIARAVALDFVLREPLAVAAP; translated from the coding sequence ATGGCGACACTTCCCTTTTCCCGCCCGTGCAGCCCAGCGGCGAAATGTCTGCACTTGGTCAGGCTCGGGGAGTTGACGTCGAGAAGCGAACTCGTCGAAGCGACGGGGTTGAGCCAGCCGACCATCACCCGCGCGGTGGCGGCGCTGACCAAGTACGGGTACGTGGCCGAGCGCGCGGACCTCGCGCTGTCGCGGGGGCGCGGCCGCCCCACCATCCCGCTCGAGCTGGCCGAGCCGCACGCGATCCACGCAGGTATCTCCGTGGGCACGCAGTCGACCTACATCGCGCTGTTCGACCTCAAGGGCCGCACGCTGCGCAGCGTCGACGTCGACACCGCCGTCGCCCAACTGAGCCAGGACGACTTCATCCAGCACCTCATGGCGGCGCTGAACCGGCTGACCACCGGGGTCCACCGCCCTCTCGCCACCGTAGGCGTGACAACCTCGGGAACCGTGACGGGCAACGGCGAAGTCTACGCACCCAACCTCGGGTGGCGCGGCGTGGAAATCGGTGCGCAACTGCGCGAGCAGTTCTCCGTCCCCGTCGTGGTCACGTCGGCCGCGGCCGCGATCGTGGGCTCCGAGATCCAGTCCACGCCGTCTCTGGGCGACGAGTCCGTCATGGCACTGTTCGCCGACGACTCCATTGGCTGCGCCATTTCCACTCCGGAGGGTGTTCTGCCCGTCAGCGTGGCCCGCGACGACCTGACCACGCAGGGCCTGATTGACTCGATCAACATTGATGGGATTCGCACGCTTCACGACGCCGTCACCGACGCCGCCCACAAGGACACCACCCGCGGAGCACTGGACAACCGCGCCCGGCAACTCGGGACGCTAGCCGCCAAACTCAGCGCGGAGCACGCGCCGACCACCGTTGTGGTGGCGGGCAGCGCATTTATCGGCGACCCCCTGGCCCCCGCGCCCTTCGCCCGCGCGGTGCGCGAGGCAGGGGCGTCCGTCGAGCTGCGGATGATCCCGACCCACCGCGAGGTGGTGCGAGACATCGCCCGCGCCGTCGCCCTAGACTTCGTGCTCCGCGAGCCCCTCGCGGTGGCGGCGCCCTAA
- a CDS encoding DUF885 domain-containing protein encodes MTSAHTGRAPSLLDATCEDFVYDLVALSPTLGTRIGIEGHDHDLQDFSPAYWEDVADRVRDLLADVDALNDSTDESDDDDNFDQADTLTAAILRDRMTQELDLHHRGEDLRMLNNIDSPVQHIREAFSLMPKSSAEDLENVESRLSKVRDALAGYRESLAEAASQGDVATHRQIDAVISQCEALGDEGSMLERLGVASESSVVHDAKNSFQDMADWLSTELSPMAPHEDGVGRDRYEFFSQFFLGRKVDLDEAYEWALESLREVVLQEAELTRSMFDAPTTIHAAFRKLNEDERYTLRTSGELLDWMAESTREAYAVLQNNCFTIPDGVQRLDCAIDPAGTGGLYYTQPSDDMVRPGTLWWSMPEGRDSLHTWHELTHIFHQGAPGHHVQFATALTQRTTLNLWRRSVNVNAAHAEGWALYAEQLMSEYGYFDEPAKQLGHLDSKRLQLARVVVDIGVHLHKKTPDKTGVWDAQYAKAFLRDNTAMPESRVSFELDRYMGWPGQAPACSVGYRAWLKLRDDALAQGMNLRDFHDRALRLGSMPMDLLAQELL; translated from the coding sequence ATGACCTCTGCGCACACCGGGAGAGCCCCGTCCCTGCTGGATGCGACCTGCGAGGATTTTGTTTACGACCTCGTGGCGCTTTCCCCGACGTTGGGGACCCGCATCGGCATCGAGGGGCACGACCACGACCTGCAGGACTTCAGCCCCGCCTACTGGGAGGACGTGGCGGACCGGGTCCGGGACCTGCTCGCCGATGTCGACGCGCTGAACGATTCCACAGACGAATCTGACGATGACGACAATTTCGACCAGGCGGACACGTTGACTGCGGCCATCCTGCGCGACCGTATGACGCAGGAGCTCGACCTGCACCACCGCGGTGAGGACCTGCGGATGCTGAACAACATCGACTCGCCGGTGCAGCACATCCGTGAGGCCTTCAGCCTGATGCCGAAGAGCAGCGCCGAAGACCTTGAGAACGTCGAGTCGCGTCTGTCCAAGGTCCGCGACGCCCTGGCCGGTTACCGCGAGTCCCTCGCCGAGGCCGCGAGCCAGGGCGACGTGGCCACGCACCGCCAGATCGATGCAGTGATCAGCCAGTGCGAGGCGCTCGGGGACGAAGGCTCCATGTTGGAGCGCCTCGGTGTGGCGTCCGAATCGAGCGTCGTGCACGACGCCAAGAACTCCTTCCAGGACATGGCGGACTGGCTGTCCACCGAGCTCTCCCCGATGGCCCCGCACGAAGACGGCGTGGGGCGCGACCGCTACGAGTTCTTCTCCCAGTTCTTCCTCGGCCGCAAGGTCGACCTCGACGAGGCCTACGAGTGGGCCCTGGAGAGCTTGCGTGAGGTGGTTCTCCAGGAGGCGGAACTCACCCGCTCCATGTTCGATGCGCCGACGACCATCCACGCCGCTTTCCGCAAACTCAACGAAGACGAGCGCTACACGCTGCGCACCTCCGGCGAGCTGCTGGATTGGATGGCCGAATCCACCCGCGAGGCCTACGCGGTCCTGCAGAACAACTGCTTCACCATTCCCGACGGCGTGCAGCGCCTCGACTGCGCCATCGACCCCGCCGGGACAGGTGGGCTCTACTACACACAGCCGAGCGACGACATGGTTCGCCCCGGCACGCTGTGGTGGTCCATGCCAGAGGGCAGGGACTCGCTGCACACCTGGCACGAGCTGACTCATATCTTCCACCAGGGCGCGCCTGGCCACCACGTCCAGTTCGCCACGGCGCTGACCCAGCGCACCACCCTGAACCTGTGGCGCCGCAGCGTCAACGTCAACGCGGCGCATGCCGAGGGCTGGGCGCTCTACGCCGAGCAGCTCATGAGCGAGTACGGCTACTTCGACGAACCGGCCAAGCAGCTGGGCCACCTGGACTCGAAGCGCCTCCAGCTCGCCCGCGTCGTCGTGGACATCGGGGTCCACCTGCACAAGAAAACGCCGGACAAGACCGGCGTCTGGGACGCGCAGTACGCCAAGGCGTTTTTGCGCGACAACACCGCGATGCCGGAGTCCCGCGTCAGCTTCGAGCTCGACCGCTACATGGGGTGGCCCGGCCAGGCCCCCGCCTGTTCGGTGGGCTACCGGGCGTGGCTGAAGCTTCGCGACGACGCCCTCGCCCAGGGCATGAACTTGCGCGACTTCCACGACCGGGCTCTGCGTCTGGGTTCCATGCCGATGGACTTGCTCGCGCAGGAGCTCCTATAG
- a CDS encoding AbrB family transcriptional regulator yields the protein MRTWQKWIIVAPASVALGFLFSRLGVPAAWILGAIIASGAMALASGRDLPVNQHFFAAARGIIGVLAAIPLVGIPPRELAAFLVPGLVVALVTVGLAFAGGMFLSHHGVSRETGVLSLLAGGASIMPAVAAEVGADTRYVALSQYLRLLTVSVTLPLVASLLAAPAGPATTAPQPAWWSWLFVPALVATGQPLGRIVRLPNASVFGPLVLTALAGSLIDAPLAMPPALAVVAFLAIGWICGGGLNVPALRHFGRLLPATVAYIAGLMAACAAMGWIVSVWLGISHFEGYLATSPGALETVLALSAEGGAGPAVIAIQLIRLIGVLLFAAYLPQVLRRL from the coding sequence GTGCGCACTTGGCAGAAATGGATCATCGTCGCCCCGGCGTCGGTGGCGCTCGGTTTCCTTTTCTCCCGCCTGGGTGTGCCGGCAGCGTGGATCCTCGGTGCGATTATCGCCTCCGGCGCCATGGCGCTCGCAAGCGGGCGCGACCTGCCCGTCAACCAGCACTTCTTCGCCGCGGCCCGCGGAATCATCGGTGTCTTAGCCGCGATCCCGCTCGTGGGCATCCCGCCGCGCGAGCTCGCCGCTTTCCTCGTTCCGGGTCTTGTGGTGGCGCTGGTAACCGTGGGGCTCGCGTTCGCAGGCGGGATGTTCCTGTCCCACCACGGTGTCTCGCGTGAAACTGGCGTGTTGTCGCTGTTGGCCGGCGGGGCGTCGATCATGCCGGCGGTCGCCGCCGAGGTGGGCGCGGATACGCGCTACGTCGCGCTGTCGCAGTACCTGCGCCTGCTCACGGTGTCCGTGACGCTGCCGCTGGTCGCCTCGCTACTTGCGGCGCCCGCCGGCCCGGCAACGACCGCGCCCCAGCCCGCCTGGTGGTCGTGGCTTTTCGTCCCGGCGCTGGTCGCCACGGGACAGCCGCTGGGCAGGATCGTGCGGTTGCCTAATGCGAGCGTCTTCGGGCCGCTTGTGCTAACCGCCCTCGCGGGATCGCTTATCGACGCCCCCTTGGCCATGCCGCCGGCCCTCGCAGTCGTTGCCTTCCTCGCCATCGGGTGGATCTGCGGCGGGGGCCTAAACGTCCCCGCGCTCAGGCACTTCGGCCGGCTCCTACCCGCCACTGTCGCCTACATTGCGGGGCTTATGGCCGCGTGCGCCGCGATGGGTTGGATCGTGTCGGTGTGGCTCGGGATCAGCCACTTCGAGGGCTACCTGGCCACGAGCCCCGGCGCCCTGGAGACGGTGCTGGCGCTTTCGGCCGAAGGCGGTGCCGGACCCGCGGTGATTGCAATCCAGCTCATCCGCCTGATCGGCGTGCTCCTTTTCGCCGCGTACCTCCCGCAGGTCCTCCGGCGACTATAG
- a CDS encoding TSUP family transporter, translated as MELLPLLAAASLIAGWVDAVIGGGGLVLIPVLMASTGMPPAAVLATNKVAAVTGTASAAVTMVRRVGVPRFAWGLAAVAFVLSACGALAVSLISDSVIRPAILILLVAVGLFVFFNPSFGTTAGAPTYTRARVAGGVGLALLIGFYDGIFGPGTGMFLIMGFTALFSQAFLRSAAMAKVVNTATNLGALTVFIAGGWVDWTLALVLAVANVVGAQLGARTVLRGGSKLVRLALLALVVVLCARLGWQEFSNN; from the coding sequence ATGGAACTGCTGCCGCTTCTCGCCGCCGCCTCGCTGATCGCGGGGTGGGTTGACGCGGTGATCGGCGGCGGCGGGCTCGTGCTCATCCCCGTCCTGATGGCCTCCACGGGAATGCCCCCGGCGGCGGTGCTGGCCACGAACAAAGTCGCGGCAGTGACCGGCACAGCTTCGGCCGCGGTGACGATGGTGCGCCGCGTCGGGGTGCCGCGGTTTGCGTGGGGGCTGGCTGCCGTCGCGTTCGTCCTGTCGGCGTGCGGCGCCCTCGCGGTGTCCCTAATCAGCGACTCCGTTATCCGCCCCGCCATCCTGATCCTGCTGGTGGCCGTGGGCCTGTTTGTGTTCTTCAACCCGTCGTTCGGCACCACGGCGGGCGCGCCCACGTACACGCGCGCGCGAGTCGCCGGGGGTGTCGGGCTTGCCCTTCTCATCGGGTTCTACGACGGCATCTTCGGCCCCGGCACCGGCATGTTCCTGATCATGGGGTTCACCGCTCTGTTCTCGCAGGCGTTCCTGCGCTCCGCGGCGATGGCGAAGGTGGTCAATACCGCGACCAACCTCGGGGCGTTGACGGTCTTCATCGCCGGGGGCTGGGTGGACTGGACTCTCGCGCTAGTTCTTGCCGTAGCCAACGTCGTCGGTGCGCAGCTGGGGGCGCGTACGGTGCTCAGAGGAGGCTCGAAGCTTGTCCGGTTAGCCTTGCTCGCGCTGGTGGTGGTGCTGTGCGCGCGTCTCGGGTGGCAGGAATTTTCCAATAACTAA
- a CDS encoding TetR/AcrR family transcriptional regulator — MTKIETPVRGQRPKRRAATEEKIVRSVLKLARAKGFNAVTIDAVVADSGVAKTTIYRRYDDRMDMLIDTLRQITLEIPTEYPTDEKGFERYLVNLQDHLENKIGLRLIGSLVSSSDEFIEEWRDRVVAELVDGFARYYRKGIKEGSFSADVNGGAIATMVVGSVLMRAAFDLKGRQSHAKELAAMLWPIVASPESKGAVG, encoded by the coding sequence ATGACTAAGATCGAGACGCCGGTTCGAGGTCAGCGGCCGAAGCGCCGGGCCGCGACTGAGGAGAAGATCGTCCGCTCCGTGCTCAAGCTCGCCCGGGCGAAGGGTTTCAACGCGGTGACCATCGACGCCGTCGTTGCGGATTCCGGGGTGGCCAAGACCACCATCTACAGGCGTTACGACGACCGCATGGACATGCTCATCGACACCCTGCGTCAAATCACCCTCGAGATCCCCACGGAATACCCCACCGACGAGAAGGGCTTCGAGCGTTACCTGGTCAACCTCCAGGATCACCTGGAAAACAAGATCGGCCTGCGCCTGATCGGCTCGCTGGTATCCAGCTCGGACGAGTTCATCGAGGAGTGGCGCGACCGCGTCGTAGCGGAGTTGGTGGACGGGTTCGCGCGCTACTACCGCAAGGGAATCAAAGAGGGTTCATTCTCAGCGGACGTCAACGGCGGTGCGATCGCCACCATGGTCGTCGGAAGCGTCCTGATGCGCGCGGCGTTCGACCTCAAGGGGCGCCAGTCCCATGCAAAAGAGCTCGCAGCGATGCTGTGGCCGATCGTCGCGTCACCCGAGAGCAAGGGCGCCGTTGGCTAG
- a CDS encoding amino acid permease: protein MKTHTVTMWTLVSLIIGSCIGSGIFALPQNIASVASPGAMLVGWAIAGVGMLSIAFVFQILARRKPHLDSGVYSYVRAGLGDFIGFTSGWGYWLGSVIAQVGYATLFFSTIGHYVPVLKNNAVLAVATSVLTWVIFFILSRGVKQAALMNVVTTVAKTVPILCFIVLVAFLGFSWDTFTLDFWGENSGASFSEQLQGIMLFTVWVFIGIEGASVYSKQARTRNDVGRATVIGFLSVLGLLMAVSTLSYGVLTREELAALPENSMGAVLEAVVGPWGGMLISVGLCLSVLGAYVSWQMLCAEPIVMMANDGLLPTKLGHANAAGAPVIAQLISTAVIQVFVIIFFVSEASYTSMVQLATIMYLLPYIFSAVYLVLLAVRGKGLTHPHAGTRFDDSGPAVSPADNRKHLGVGVLGVVYSLWLIYAADPVYVLFGALAVVPGLVPYVLTRLARREKLFNGFEWGVVTIVLLGAVGALAGLANGALALG, encoded by the coding sequence ATGAAAACCCATACCGTGACCATGTGGACCCTGGTCTCGCTCATCATCGGTTCCTGCATCGGGTCCGGCATCTTCGCGCTACCGCAGAACATCGCCTCGGTGGCCAGCCCCGGCGCGATGCTCGTCGGCTGGGCGATCGCGGGCGTCGGCATGCTCTCCATCGCCTTCGTCTTCCAGATCCTCGCCCGGCGCAAGCCGCACCTGGATTCCGGCGTTTACTCCTACGTGCGGGCTGGGTTAGGCGACTTTATTGGGTTCACCTCGGGCTGGGGGTACTGGCTCGGCTCGGTGATTGCCCAGGTGGGTTACGCCACCCTGTTCTTCTCCACCATCGGCCACTACGTCCCCGTGCTGAAGAACAACGCGGTTCTCGCGGTGGCGACGTCGGTGTTGACGTGGGTGATCTTCTTCATACTCTCCCGCGGCGTGAAGCAGGCGGCGCTGATGAACGTGGTGACTACGGTGGCGAAAACGGTCCCGATCCTCTGCTTCATCGTGCTGGTCGCGTTTCTCGGCTTCAGCTGGGACACCTTCACCCTCGACTTCTGGGGGGAAAACTCCGGCGCCAGCTTTAGCGAACAACTCCAGGGCATCATGCTCTTCACGGTGTGGGTGTTTATCGGGATCGAGGGTGCCTCCGTATATTCCAAGCAGGCGCGCACGCGTAACGACGTCGGCCGCGCCACCGTCATCGGGTTCCTCTCGGTCCTTGGCCTGTTGATGGCGGTGTCCACGCTGTCGTACGGCGTTCTCACCCGCGAGGAGCTCGCCGCGCTGCCGGAGAACTCCATGGGCGCGGTCCTCGAGGCGGTCGTGGGCCCGTGGGGCGGCATGCTGATTTCCGTCGGCCTGTGCCTGTCCGTTCTGGGCGCCTACGTCTCCTGGCAGATGCTCTGCGCCGAGCCCATCGTGATGATGGCGAATGACGGCCTGCTGCCCACGAAGCTGGGCCACGCCAACGCCGCCGGCGCGCCTGTGATCGCGCAGCTGATCTCCACTGCGGTGATCCAGGTGTTTGTCATTATCTTCTTCGTCAGCGAAGCCTCGTACACATCCATGGTGCAGCTGGCCACCATCATGTACCTTCTGCCGTACATTTTCTCGGCGGTGTACCTCGTGCTGCTCGCGGTGCGCGGCAAAGGCCTGACCCACCCGCACGCCGGCACGCGTTTCGACGACTCCGGGCCCGCCGTCTCCCCCGCCGACAACCGCAAACACCTGGGAGTCGGCGTCCTCGGCGTGGTTTATTCGCTCTGGCTGATCTACGCCGCCGACCCCGTGTACGTGCTGTTCGGCGCGCTTGCCGTGGTGCCGGGGCTGGTTCCCTACGTACTCACTCGGCTGGCCCGGCGCGAAAAGCTGTTCAACGGGTTCGAGTGGGGCGTGGTCACGATCGTTCTGCTCGGTGCCGTGGGCGCGCTGGCCGGCCTAGCCAACGGCGCCCTTGCTCTCGGGTGA
- a CDS encoding ATP-dependent RNA helicase codes for MFNLRVIGEGLPVAVVIDQLPDTGPLVVEAPPGTGKTTLVPPAIANMVGKTLATAPRRVAVRAVARRLAQLDGTGVGEKVGYAIRGEHHPGELVEFVTPGVLLNRLIADPGLEGVNAVVIDEVHERQLDTDLVLAMCMEVAILRDDFYLAAMSATLDARKFADHMGAAILSTEAVTHPLTIEYAPHPERAQGTREFYRHIAALAQHSERTLVFVPGVREVELVGSFLDDWAPLHGRLTSGEQDRALSGSQQVVVATSIAESSITVPGVRRVVDAGLSRVPRRDAARAMTGLVTVSTAKTSADQRAGRAGRLGPGSVVRAYSQADYQRFQPDITPEIATSDLTSAALTVAAWGSPDLPLVDQPPKQSLIDAHHTLRDLGALDGDDITGFGRKLSALPLDPRHGAALLRFGSGAAPTVAALSDQPVRRLERLVRRTPPVNAGEVVAAAYPQWVAKKMGDTYLLASGTRATLDAQIGQPEWIAAAEVQLTNKGAVIRAAEPYELPVERVTEETRAALVDGSVRGRRVKAVGAIELSSTPVKLTPEEAAEALTDLRFESFSLSESAQRLKDRLDFLHSEVGEPWPDVAKGDYSPEIGEVARGASISKLDMRAALLRQLPWPEAAKMDELAPERVGVGRIDYSTGRPIVRVKLQKCFGMAESPTCAGVRVLFHLLSPAGRELAVTDDLRSFWDGPYQQVRKEMRGRYPKHPWPEDPWRAI; via the coding sequence ATGTTCAACCTGCGTGTCATCGGCGAAGGCCTCCCCGTCGCGGTGGTGATCGACCAGCTCCCGGACACCGGACCCTTGGTCGTGGAGGCGCCCCCCGGGACAGGCAAGACCACGCTTGTCCCGCCAGCAATTGCGAACATGGTGGGAAAGACGCTGGCCACGGCTCCGAGGAGGGTCGCGGTGCGTGCGGTGGCGCGTCGCTTAGCCCAGCTCGACGGGACCGGCGTCGGAGAAAAAGTCGGGTATGCGATCCGCGGTGAGCACCACCCCGGCGAGCTAGTCGAGTTCGTCACGCCCGGTGTGCTGCTCAACCGCCTCATCGCAGACCCGGGCCTCGAAGGGGTCAACGCGGTCGTCATCGACGAAGTCCACGAGCGCCAGCTCGACACGGACCTGGTGCTCGCGATGTGCATGGAAGTTGCCATCCTGCGCGACGACTTCTACCTCGCCGCCATGTCCGCCACCCTCGACGCGCGGAAATTCGCCGACCATATGGGTGCTGCGATCCTCAGCACCGAGGCCGTCACGCACCCGCTGACCATTGAATACGCGCCCCATCCCGAGCGCGCCCAGGGTACCCGCGAGTTCTACCGGCACATTGCCGCGCTGGCGCAGCACAGCGAGCGCACCCTCGTGTTCGTCCCAGGTGTGCGCGAGGTGGAGCTCGTCGGGTCCTTCCTCGATGACTGGGCTCCGCTTCACGGCCGTCTGACCTCCGGCGAGCAGGACCGGGCGCTGAGCGGCAGTCAGCAGGTGGTGGTGGCGACGAGCATCGCGGAGTCCTCCATCACGGTGCCGGGCGTGCGTCGCGTTGTCGACGCCGGGTTGTCGCGTGTGCCCCGACGCGACGCCGCCCGTGCCATGACGGGCCTAGTTACGGTCTCGACGGCGAAGACGAGCGCGGACCAGCGGGCCGGCCGCGCGGGCCGCCTCGGACCCGGCAGCGTCGTGCGCGCCTACTCCCAGGCCGACTACCAGCGCTTCCAGCCCGACATCACTCCGGAGATCGCCACCAGCGACCTCACTTCGGCGGCGCTCACCGTCGCGGCGTGGGGTTCGCCGGATCTGCCGCTGGTCGACCAACCGCCGAAACAGTCGCTTATCGACGCCCACCACACGCTGCGGGACCTCGGCGCGCTCGACGGGGACGACATCACCGGGTTCGGCAGAAAGCTGTCGGCCCTCCCCCTCGACCCGCGCCACGGGGCCGCGCTGCTGAGGTTCGGCAGCGGTGCGGCGCCCACCGTGGCGGCGCTGTCGGATCAGCCTGTCCGCAGACTGGAGCGCCTCGTGCGCCGTACCCCGCCCGTTAATGCTGGCGAGGTCGTCGCCGCAGCGTATCCGCAGTGGGTGGCGAAGAAAATGGGTGATACCTACCTTCTCGCGAGCGGCACCCGCGCGACGCTCGACGCGCAAATCGGCCAGCCAGAATGGATCGCCGCCGCGGAGGTGCAGCTAACCAACAAAGGTGCGGTGATCAGGGCCGCGGAGCCGTACGAGCTGCCCGTCGAACGCGTCACCGAGGAGACGCGGGCGGCGCTTGTCGACGGCTCCGTGCGCGGCCGCCGCGTCAAAGCCGTCGGCGCCATCGAGCTGAGCTCGACTCCGGTGAAACTAACCCCGGAGGAAGCGGCGGAGGCGCTGACAGACCTACGCTTCGAGAGTTTTTCGCTCAGTGAGAGCGCACAGCGGCTCAAGGACCGGCTCGACTTCCTGCACAGCGAGGTAGGTGAACCTTGGCCCGATGTCGCGAAGGGGGACTACTCGCCGGAGATCGGGGAGGTGGCCAGGGGGGCGTCGATAAGCAAGCTCGACATGAGGGCCGCGCTGCTGCGGCAGCTGCCGTGGCCGGAGGCGGCGAAGATGGACGAGCTGGCGCCGGAGCGGGTCGGTGTGGGCAGGATCGACTACTCCACGGGCCGGCCGATCGTGCGGGTCAAGCTGCAGAAATGCTTCGGCATGGCGGAGTCGCCCACCTGCGCGGGCGTCAGGGTGCTGTTCCACCTACTTTCTCCTGCGGGGCGCGAGCTCGCTGTGACGGACGACCTGCGCAGCTTCTGGGACGGCCCCTACCAGCAAGTGCGGAAGGAGATGCGCGGGCGCTACCCCAAGCACCCCTGGCCCGAGGATCCCTGGCGCGCTATTTAG